GCCGATGGCCTGGCCCCCCAGCGATCCGATGGCGGTTTTCAGAAAATCGACGTGCGCTTTTTCGTGTTTGCCAATTTCTTCGAAAAGCCCCCTTCTGTCGCCAAAAGACAGACCCGACGCAATTCCTTTCTCGTAAAAATCCGCTTCCAAATATTCCAGGAGCAGGGCGAAATTCAGGACGCTTACAATGTCACCGTTATCGGCGTAGGCTTTATTGATGACCGAGGCCACAAACATCGGCGAAGCGGCTGCTGCGATGGACGTTGTTTTGAGCAATTTCCGGCGCGTAAAGGCAAAGCGGGCTTCGGATTCAGCGTCGATTTTTTCCAGATCGGAGCAAATAGTGAATAAATTCATACAGGTGTGACGGTTTACATGATGGGGGCTGGTAACTTGGATCCGCTCAGTTTCTGTTTAATGAAAGGCTGGGCCTTCATCAGCACCTCGTCCGGGAAGTAAGCAACATCCAGACCGTTGGCGTCAATCAGCTCGTGCGCAATGGCAAACTTGGTTTCGGGCAGGATCATGTGCCGGGCCAGGGTTGCGTGCCGGGCTTCAATCGACACGATTTTACCAGACAGCTTGATAAGCTCCAGGTCCTGCACAAACTTACTGGAACCGTTATACGCGCCGGTCCCTACGGTTTCAAACTTTTGGGCCGCATCGAAGACGGCGTTGCGGTTGTTGAAATCGATGGCACTGAAGTTAAATTCCAGCTCCGGAATGGCAAACGGCCCCAACAGGGTTTTGAGCAATTCCTTGTGGACCAATTCGTGATCACGCAGTTCCCGAATCACCTTGCGGTCCATCTCCGACCATCCCGCTGAGCGTTCGTAGGCCGTCGAGTAATACGCCACTTCGAGCTGCTCCAACGCGTAGGCCATGTTGGTGATCCCGATGTCGCCCTCGCCCAGATCGATCGACCCGTCGGGCAGCACCGTTGCCCCTATCCGAGCTCCGGACCGGCGCAGCCCGCCCTGGGGTGCCGCCAGATCTTCTTTAGCGCAGGAAGTCAACACCGCAAGGGCCGAAGCAGACGCTAGCCCCAGGTTTCGCAAAAACATTCGCCGTTCGACCGAAGGAATCGCCGGAACCGACGGCCCTTTTTTCGCGTCTGGTAAAGTGTTTAGTTTTTCCATTAGTCAACCTTGTGTTTATCGATAAATGGTTGCCACGCCGATGTGGCAATCGGTTATGAAAAACAAGGATGACTGGCGTTTGTTTTTGAGGGATTTCGCCTAAGTATCAAAGTGATAGAACGGCCCAGAACGCGCCCGGGCAGTAGGTAATTATCGGTTTTTCGTTCGTCCTTCGCTTGGCTTTCACCTGCTGGTAAACCCCGGGGGCCGTTGCCTCATTAGGGGGAACATAAACCCCTCTTCATATAACCTTTCCGATGAGTGCCGGTTCAATTTCCATCTGACAACAACGATCCGAACAACCTCGGACGCTTAGTTGGCGACTCGTCACGCAATGAATCAAAAACTAGCACTAATAAGCGAGCACGCTTCCCCACTGGCCGTGGTCGGAGGAGTCGATGCCGGAGGACAAAATATTGCCGTTGCCGAACTGGCGCAGCAGTTGGCCCGTCTGGGATACGAAATCGACATCTTTACGCGCTGGGAAAATGAACAACTTCCACAACTAGTCGACTGGAAATCCGGCATCCGGGTCGTCCACATCCAGGCGGGTCCGGTCAGCATCCTGCCCAAAGAAGAATTGTTGCCCCACATGGCCGAATTCATGGCCAACTTCGTTCAGTTTGCCCGCAGCGAAGAAAAGCCGTATGGCCTGATTCACGCCCACTTCTTTATGTCGGCGCTGGTGGCGGCTGATGCCAAAAAAATTTTGAATATACCGTTCGCCATTACGTTTCACGCCCTGGGCAAGGTTCGGCGGATTAGCCAGGGCGATTCCGATAAATTCCCGGCCGAGCGGTTTGCCATTGAAGAGCGGGTCATTCGGGAGGCCGATCAACTGGTGGCACTCTGCCCGCAGGACCGCGACGATCTGATCAATTTGTACGACGCCGACCCCGGCAAAATCACCATTATTCCCAACGGCTTCAATCCCGATGAATTTTACGCCGTTGGTAAAAGCCTGGCCCGCACCCTGCTCAAAATGGATCCGGATGAATTTACGATCCTGCAGCTGGGCCGCATGGTTCCGCGCAAAGGCATCGATACCGTCGTTCAGGCCGTGGCCTGTTTAAAGAAAAAATACGGTCGCAAAACCCGGCTGTTGATTGTCGGGGGCGAATCCGACGCCCCCAACCCGGCGGTAACGCCCGAAATTGGCCGGCTGCAACACCTGGTCGAACTGGAAGACGTGGCCGATTGTGTGACGTTTGTCGGTCGCCGGGACCGGAACCTGCTCCGCTATTACTACAGCGCGGCCGATGTTTTTGTGACCACACCCTGGTACGAACCGTTTGGCATTACGCCCCTGGAAGCAATGGCCTGCGGAACACCGGTTATTGGCTCGCGCGTGGGCGGCATCCAGTATACCGTAATCGACGGACAGACCGGACTGCTGGTGCCGCACAAAGCCCCCGATGCCCTGGCCGAAAAGCTACATCTGCTGATTCAGCAACCCCAGCTACGCAAAGATTTACGGACCCGCGCGCTCCGGCGCGTCCATCAGGATTTTACCTGGTTGCAGGTGGCCCAGAAAACCGCCCTGATGTATCAGCAATTGGGGGTTGCCCGTCCGGTGTCGCTGGGCGTCGCAAAAACCCTGCGGGATGCCATTCCGACGGCTCAACTGAGTCGATCAGCCTAACCTATGAAGAAAGCTGTTTTTATTGATAAAGATGGTACGTTGATCTACGACGTACCCTATAACGTTGACCCTGACCGGATAACGCTTTACCCCGATGCGGGCTGGGCGTTACACCAATGGCAGCAGGCGGGGTTTCTGCTACTTGTTATTTCGAATCAATCGGGCGTGGCGCATGGTTTTTTTCCGGAGTCCGCCCTGGAGGCCGTCTCGGACCGGTTGCAGCAGTTGCTCCAGTCCTACGGGGTGCGGCTCGACGGTTTTTACTACTGCCCGCATTACCCTGGTGGTCGCGTGCCGGCGTATTCCGTTTCGTGTTCGTGCCGAAAACCGCAACCCGGTCTCTTGCAGCAGGCAGCCCGTGAGCACGGTATCGACCTGGCGGCTTCGTGGATGATCGGGGATATTCTCAACGATGTGGAAGCGGGCAACCGGGCGGGTTGCCGAACGATTCTGCTCGACAATGGCCACGAAACCGAGTGGCGGTCGGGTCCGCTCCGAGAGCCGACGTATACGGTTAGCGATTGGAAGGAAGCGGTTCAATTATTTGAAAACCCACGGGTTAATAGCCTGGCCCCAACCCACTGAAGCAGCATTACTCGCATGAAACCTTCTTCTACGAGAGACCATTCTGCCCCGGCTGTCAGGGCTGACCTGGCCCATCTTAATCCTGCCAGCTGGCAGGACTGTAAAAGCATTCTGTGTTTTCGGCCCGACAACATGGGCGATGTGCTGATGACCTCACCGGCCTTTCGGGCCTTGAAAGAATCCGTTCCCGGTCGTAAACTAACGCTACTGACCTCCTCGGCGGGCGCGGCCATTGCTCCGTACATTCCGGAAATCGACGCCGTCATTCCGTTTGATGTTCCCTGGGTCCAGCCCAATAGCCGACCGGAGCGCGACGAGTTGCCGCAGTTGGTACGTAGCCTGAAAGAGTACGCGTTTGATGCCGCCGTTATTTTCAATGTGCAGAGCCAGAATCCGCTGCCCTCGGCGCTTATTTGCTACGTGGCCGGTATTCCGCGGGTGCTGGGGTATTGCCGTGAAAATCCCTACGAACTGATGACAGACTGGGTCCCGGACCCCGAAATCCTAGTGGCTACCCAGCACGAGGTCGACCGGCAGCTCAACCTGGTTTCAACGGTAGGCAGCACCACGGCCGAAAAACGTTTATCCCTTACCGTTAGCAATACCGCCAGGTTACAAGCGCTGGAATGGCTGACCCAACAGGGCATTCAGACGGGCGAACCGTGGCTGATTCTGCACGCGGGCGTCAGCGAAGCCAAACGGCGATTTGGTGCGGAGCAGTACGTTCAGGCGGCCCGGCAACTTCGGTCGGAAAGCGATTACCAGATCCTGCTGACCGGCAGCAAATCGGAGTGGAATTACGTCGAAACCATCCGGCAGGGCATTGGCGAGAGGGCCTACAATTTAGCGGGGGCTTTTCCGCTGGAAACCTTCATCGGCCTGGTTGCCGAAGCCCCGGTTCTGATTTCCAACAATACCGGCCCCGTCCATATCGCGGCTGCGCTGGGCACGCCGGTGGTGGTGCTGTATGCCATGACCAACCCGCAACACACGCCCTGGATGGTTCCCAGCCGGGTTTTGTATTTTGAAGTGCCCAAGCCGCTGCGCTCGAAGAACCGTCTGCTGCAACACTTTCCCGAACCCGCCGAGCCCCGGGCCACCCCCGAAGGCATCGTACAGGCGGTTCATGAACTGGTGGGCCAGAAAGTCCTCCTTCCTTCGTAACGATCATTAACTCATTCTTTCACAAACAACAAGATATGTACACATTAGGTATCAATGCCGCCTTTCACGATCCGGCGGCCGTGCTGGTCAAAGACGGCGTAGTGCTGGCGGCAGCGGAAGAAGAGCGTTTCACCCACATCAAACACGGCAAACGCCCGATTCCTTTCTCTACCTACGAATTACCGTATAACGCCATCGACTTTTGCCTGAAAACCGCGGGCATTGGGCTTACCGAGGTCGACCACATTGCGTATTCCTTCGATCCGGATGCGTTTCCGGGCGTTAACCGCGACTCTAGAACCGTCGAAATTCCGCTGTTGCCGGGCGTTAACTCGCTCAACGGCTGGGAGAACCCTTACGACGGTTTGTTTCTGTCGTCTATTCTGAACGCTCCCGGCCATTTGGTCGACGGAGTTCCGCTGCACCTGGCCAGGCGGTTCAAGGGCGCACGGCACGACGGACCTCACCAATGGCATTATGTCAACCACCACCGTTCGCACGCGGCCAGCGCATTCCTGCCGAGTCCGTACAAAAAAGCGGCCGTGCTGGTGCTCGATGGCCGGGGCGAAGCGGTTTCCACCAGCTACTGGATGGGCGAAGGCAACCGGATGGAACTGCTCGGAGACGTTCCGCTCCCCCATTCGCTGGGGCTGTTGTACGAGCAGATGACGACGTACCTGGGCTTTCTGCACTCTTCGGACGAGTACAAAGTCATGGCCCTGGCCTCGTTTGGTCAACCGGTTTACGCCGATTATTTCCGGTCGTTGATAACGGTCCGGGAAGATGGAGCCTACACAATCGCTCCGCTGCAACTCGAAGCCCAGTTTGGTCCGGCCCGCGACAAAGGCGAATCACTGGAAGCACTTCACTTCGACATTGCCAGCTCAGTCCAACTGGTTCTGGAAGAAACCGTGCTCAAACTGATCAACTGGCTGCACGAACAAACCGGGGCCGAAAACCTGTGTATGGCCGGGGGTGTGGCGCTCAACTGCGTGATGAATGCCCGGCTGCGCGATCAGGGACCGTTCAAAAACATCTGGGTTCAGCCGGCCGCCGGTGATGCCGGAACCGCGCTGGGTGCGGCCCAGTGGGTCGATGCCGAAATGCGGCAGACCGACGAGCGGGCGTACGTCATGGAAAACGTCTACCTCGGTCCGGCCTATACCGACGATGAAATCGAATCCTTCCTGAATTGGTCGAAGCTGAGCTACAAACGGATGGACAACGTGGCCGAAGAAGTGGCCGACTACCTGGCCGACGGCAACGTCATTGGGTGGTACCAGTTCGGATGTGAGTTTGGGCCGCGGGCGCTGGGCGCGCGTTCGTTGCTGGCGGCTCCTTTCCCGGCTGAAATGCAGGGCCGCATGAACGACCTGAAGGACCGGGAGGACTTCCGCCCGGTGGCTCCGGTGGTGCTGGAAGAATACGCGGATACGTATTTTGTCAACGCACGAAAATCGCCTTTTATGCTGTTTGTCAACGACATTCGGCCCGAAAAAGCCGATCAAATCCCCGCCGTTCGGCACACCGACGGCACGGCCCGGATTCAAACCGTCAACCGGCAGCAGAACGCGGTCTACTACGACCTGCTTCGGGCATTTCACCAGAAAACGGGCGTTCCGGTCCTGATCAATACTTCGTTCAACACCCGGGGCGAACCGATCGTCTGCACCCCGCGCGATGCCGTCGAATCCTTCTGGACCTCCCCGCTGGATGCGCTGGTGATTGGCTCGTATTTGCTGACCAAAGGCGGATCATCGAACTGGCAGGGCCGGGCCGTTAATAAAGAAAGTCAGGAATGGTCAGGCGTTGTTATCCAATGAAACCGCTCGTATCAATTGTTATTCCAACGTACCGGCGACCCCATTTACTCCGCCGTTGTTTGCAGGCCCTGATGCGCCAGGATTTCGACCACCAGCAGGTTGAAGTTCTGGTCGTAGACGACGGTGCCGACACCCATACCCAGCGATTGGTGGAAGAAATTGCCCAACAAAGCGACCTCCCCCTCACCTACCTGGCCCAGCCCGAACGCCGGGGCCCGGCAGCCGCCCGAAACCGGGGCTGGCGGGCTGCATCCGGCACCATCATTGCGTTCACGGACGATGATTGCATTCCCGCCGATTCGTGGATTGGTTCGGCGGTTCAGGATTTTTCCAGGGGAGCGCAGGTGGTGACGGGGCAGGTTCGGGTTCCGTTATCCGACACGCCCACCGAAGCGGAAAAAATTGTGGCGTTTCTGGAAACCGCTGAGTTTGTAACGGCAAACTGCTTTTGCCTACGCTCGGTGCTCGAACAGGTCGGCGGGCTCGACGAACGGTTTGACATTGCCTGGCGGGAAGACAGCGACCTGCAATTCCGGTTTCTGGAATCCGGAATTCCCATCATCAGGAACCCGGATGCGGTCATTGTGCACCCGTGCCGGAAAGCGC
This Larkinella insperata DNA region includes the following protein-coding sequences:
- a CDS encoding ferritin-like domain-containing protein, translating into MEKLNTLPDAKKGPSVPAIPSVERRMFLRNLGLASASALAVLTSCAKEDLAAPQGGLRRSGARIGATVLPDGSIDLGEGDIGITNMAYALEQLEVAYYSTAYERSAGWSEMDRKVIRELRDHELVHKELLKTLLGPFAIPELEFNFSAIDFNNRNAVFDAAQKFETVGTGAYNGSSKFVQDLELIKLSGKIVSIEARHATLARHMILPETKFAIAHELIDANGLDVAYFPDEVLMKAQPFIKQKLSGSKLPAPIM
- a CDS encoding glycosyltransferase family 4 protein, whose amino-acid sequence is MNQKLALISEHASPLAVVGGVDAGGQNIAVAELAQQLARLGYEIDIFTRWENEQLPQLVDWKSGIRVVHIQAGPVSILPKEELLPHMAEFMANFVQFARSEEKPYGLIHAHFFMSALVAADAKKILNIPFAITFHALGKVRRISQGDSDKFPAERFAIEERVIREADQLVALCPQDRDDLINLYDADPGKITIIPNGFNPDEFYAVGKSLARTLLKMDPDEFTILQLGRMVPRKGIDTVVQAVACLKKKYGRKTRLLIVGGESDAPNPAVTPEIGRLQHLVELEDVADCVTFVGRRDRNLLRYYYSAADVFVTTPWYEPFGITPLEAMACGTPVIGSRVGGIQYTVIDGQTGLLVPHKAPDALAEKLHLLIQQPQLRKDLRTRALRRVHQDFTWLQVAQKTALMYQQLGVARPVSLGVAKTLRDAIPTAQLSRSA
- a CDS encoding D-glycero-alpha-D-manno-heptose-1,7-bisphosphate 7-phosphatase; the protein is MKKAVFIDKDGTLIYDVPYNVDPDRITLYPDAGWALHQWQQAGFLLLVISNQSGVAHGFFPESALEAVSDRLQQLLQSYGVRLDGFYYCPHYPGGRVPAYSVSCSCRKPQPGLLQQAAREHGIDLAASWMIGDILNDVEAGNRAGCRTILLDNGHETEWRSGPLREPTYTVSDWKEAVQLFENPRVNSLAPTH
- a CDS encoding glycosyltransferase family 9 protein, which codes for MKPSSTRDHSAPAVRADLAHLNPASWQDCKSILCFRPDNMGDVLMTSPAFRALKESVPGRKLTLLTSSAGAAIAPYIPEIDAVIPFDVPWVQPNSRPERDELPQLVRSLKEYAFDAAVIFNVQSQNPLPSALICYVAGIPRVLGYCRENPYELMTDWVPDPEILVATQHEVDRQLNLVSTVGSTTAEKRLSLTVSNTARLQALEWLTQQGIQTGEPWLILHAGVSEAKRRFGAEQYVQAARQLRSESDYQILLTGSKSEWNYVETIRQGIGERAYNLAGAFPLETFIGLVAEAPVLISNNTGPVHIAAALGTPVVVLYAMTNPQHTPWMVPSRVLYFEVPKPLRSKNRLLQHFPEPAEPRATPEGIVQAVHELVGQKVLLPS
- a CDS encoding carbamoyltransferase family protein, with translation MYTLGINAAFHDPAAVLVKDGVVLAAAEEERFTHIKHGKRPIPFSTYELPYNAIDFCLKTAGIGLTEVDHIAYSFDPDAFPGVNRDSRTVEIPLLPGVNSLNGWENPYDGLFLSSILNAPGHLVDGVPLHLARRFKGARHDGPHQWHYVNHHRSHAASAFLPSPYKKAAVLVLDGRGEAVSTSYWMGEGNRMELLGDVPLPHSLGLLYEQMTTYLGFLHSSDEYKVMALASFGQPVYADYFRSLITVREDGAYTIAPLQLEAQFGPARDKGESLEALHFDIASSVQLVLEETVLKLINWLHEQTGAENLCMAGGVALNCVMNARLRDQGPFKNIWVQPAAGDAGTALGAAQWVDAEMRQTDERAYVMENVYLGPAYTDDEIESFLNWSKLSYKRMDNVAEEVADYLADGNVIGWYQFGCEFGPRALGARSLLAAPFPAEMQGRMNDLKDREDFRPVAPVVLEEYADTYFVNARKSPFMLFVNDIRPEKADQIPAVRHTDGTARIQTVNRQQNAVYYDLLRAFHQKTGVPVLINTSFNTRGEPIVCTPRDAVESFWTSPLDALVIGSYLLTKGGSSNWQGRAVNKESQEWSGVVIQ
- a CDS encoding glycosyltransferase family 2 protein, which codes for MKPLVSIVIPTYRRPHLLRRCLQALMRQDFDHQQVEVLVVDDGADTHTQRLVEEIAQQSDLPLTYLAQPERRGPAAARNRGWRAASGTIIAFTDDDCIPADSWIGSAVQDFSRGAQVVTGQVRVPLSDTPTEAEKIVAFLETAEFVTANCFCLRSVLEQVGGLDERFDIAWREDSDLQFRFLESGIPIIRNPDAVIVHPCRKAPWWASLKDERKNAYDALLYREHPRLFQDRIPKYRRLVFLYYVFVLSFLLGVGLLLAGDPLAASVAFGVWALSLVVLIGRRLRKTQWSLRQIGQTAITSVLTPFLSVYWRLYGAVKYRTLYW